A stretch of the Sulfuritortus calidifontis genome encodes the following:
- the soxX gene encoding sulfur oxidation c-type cytochrome SoxX gives MKRTPIKGIALLGALILSASVHADEAKKEESGKDIAYDRTKGNCLACHAMPGVADDQQPGNSGPPLIAMKDRFPDKKVLRAKIWDATASNPSSYMPPMGKHKILTEQEIDKVVDFVYGL, from the coding sequence ATGAAACGCACTCCAATCAAGGGGATTGCCCTGTTGGGCGCCCTGATCCTGAGCGCTTCCGTTCATGCCGATGAGGCAAAGAAGGAAGAATCCGGCAAAGACATCGCCTACGACCGCACCAAAGGCAACTGCCTGGCCTGCCATGCCATGCCTGGCGTGGCCGACGATCAGCAGCCCGGCAACAGCGGCCCGCCGCTGATCGCCATGAAGGACCGCTTCCCCGACAAGAAGGTGCTGCGCGCCAAGATATGGGATGCCACCGCGTCCAACCCGTCTTCCTACATGCCGCCCATGGGCAAGCACAAGATCCTGACTGAGCAGGAAATCGACAAGGTCGTCGACTTTGTCTACGGCCTGTAA
- the soxB gene encoding thiosulfohydrolase SoxB, whose product MSMTRREFLQVLAAASAAGMMLDSKQVLAGNAPSNFYDIPAFGNVSLMHITDTHAQLMPIYFREPSVNIGVGGAVGKVPHLVGDKLLKHFNIAPNSIDAHAFTYLNFEQAAKTYGKVGGFAHLKTLVDKVRASRPGSLLMDSGDTWQGSGTALWTKGQDMVDACIELGVNVMAPHWEFTQGAERVMEIVNGDFKKHGIDFIAQNVVTNDFGDQVFKPYVMKSVNGVQVAIIGQAFPYTPIANPRYMVPDWSFGIRDDGMQKWVDEARAKGAQIVVVLSHNGMDVDIKMASRVTGVDVIFGGHTHDGVPQPVPVKNAKGVTLVTNAGSNGKFLGVMDFDVKGGKIKGWKYRLVPVFSNLLAADKKMEALIKRVRKPYEAKLNEKLAITEGVLYRRGNFNGSWDQLIMDAMMKVKGADAAFSPGFRWGTSLLPGDTITMEHLLDQTATTYSFSTLTEMTGQTIKEVMEDVCDNLFNADPYYQQGGDMVRVGGITYALNPYEKMGKRISDLRLNGKPLAANKKYKVAGWAPVAEGATGTPIWDVVAEYLRSVKTVTPRKLNNPRLIGVKQNDPGIADYIASV is encoded by the coding sequence ATGTCGATGACCCGTCGCGAATTTCTGCAAGTGCTGGCCGCCGCCTCGGCCGCCGGCATGATGCTCGACAGCAAGCAGGTCCTGGCCGGCAATGCGCCGAGCAACTTCTATGACATCCCGGCCTTCGGCAACGTGTCGCTGATGCACATCACCGACACCCATGCCCAGCTGATGCCCATCTACTTCCGCGAGCCCAGCGTCAATATCGGTGTCGGAGGCGCGGTGGGCAAGGTGCCGCACCTGGTTGGCGACAAGCTGCTCAAGCACTTCAACATCGCCCCGAACAGCATCGACGCCCATGCCTTCACCTACCTGAACTTTGAGCAGGCGGCCAAGACCTACGGCAAGGTCGGCGGCTTCGCCCACCTGAAGACCCTGGTCGACAAGGTGCGCGCCTCGCGCCCCGGCTCGCTGCTGATGGACTCCGGCGACACCTGGCAGGGTTCCGGCACCGCCTTGTGGACCAAGGGCCAGGACATGGTCGACGCTTGCATCGAACTGGGCGTCAATGTCATGGCCCCGCACTGGGAATTCACCCAGGGCGCCGAGCGGGTGATGGAGATCGTCAACGGCGATTTCAAGAAGCACGGCATCGACTTCATTGCCCAGAACGTGGTGACCAACGACTTCGGCGACCAGGTGTTCAAGCCCTACGTGATGAAGAGCGTCAACGGCGTCCAGGTCGCCATCATCGGCCAGGCCTTCCCCTACACCCCGATCGCCAACCCGCGCTACATGGTGCCGGACTGGAGCTTCGGCATCCGCGATGACGGCATGCAGAAGTGGGTGGACGAGGCCCGGGCCAAGGGCGCCCAGATCGTGGTCGTGCTGTCGCATAACGGCATGGACGTCGACATCAAGATGGCCAGCCGCGTCACCGGCGTCGATGTCATCTTCGGCGGCCACACCCATGACGGCGTGCCGCAGCCGGTGCCGGTGAAGAACGCCAAGGGCGTCACCCTGGTCACCAACGCCGGTTCCAACGGCAAGTTCCTCGGCGTCATGGACTTCGACGTCAAGGGCGGCAAGATCAAGGGCTGGAAGTACCGCCTGGTGCCGGTGTTCTCCAACCTGCTGGCGGCCGACAAGAAGATGGAGGCGCTGATCAAGCGCGTGCGCAAGCCCTACGAGGCCAAGCTCAACGAGAAGCTGGCCATCACCGAGGGCGTGCTCTACCGCCGCGGCAACTTTAACGGCTCCTGGGACCAGCTGATCATGGACGCCATGATGAAGGTGAAGGGGGCCGACGCCGCCTTCTCGCCGGGCTTCCGCTGGGGCACCTCGCTGCTGCCGGGCGACACCATCACCATGGAGCACCTGCTCGACCAGACCGCGACCACCTACTCCTTCAGCACCCTGACCGAGATGACCGGCCAGACCATCAAGGAGGTGATGGAAGACGTCTGCGACAACCTGTTCAACGCCGACCCCTACTACCAGCAGGGCGGCGACATGGTGCGCGTCGGCGGCATCACCTATGCCCTGAACCCCTACGAGAAGATGGGCAAGCGCATTTCCGACCTGCGCCTTAACGGCAAGCCGCTTGCTGCCAACAAGAAGTACAAGGTGGCCGGCTGGGCGCCGGTGGCCGAAGGCGCGACCGGCACCCCGATCTGGGATGTGGTCGCCGAATACCTGCGTTCGGTCAAGACCGTGACCCCGCGCAAACTGAACAACCCTCGTCTCATCGGCGTCAAGCAGAACGACCCTGGCATCGCCGACTATATCGCCAGCGTCTAA
- a CDS encoding BatD family protein, with protein MVKRFAFCLALAFAGHAWALTAQLDRKALALGEPLTLSLAGKAATLEAIDLAPLQGDFEVFARTLSKSATQGILQLTLYPLKTGRLAIPALGSGRDRSRTLAVRVDAGSADIPAVNIKLFTEPGQPLVRQATRLTLELCDDGSLEWKRPNLPLSGRMQHRTLGEEQIEIEQGGVRCTAHRYHWAVLPTQAGEIRFELPMLEAIKFGQRLRLPPPVASFAAAPVPAWLPLNVPVGKPSLSAEALPAESPLERPLAWRFTVEGGYSIDGLKALLALQLQPHATWRAYPPTVEPLAPEERNSPLTRLAVTLYALPETTGPLALPSFALPYYDPGSGRLEQLALARQTLRIYDPFWRKLGLAAILLAGSAVLLVLLQWLYREWQWRRRRDDTLLAIGNAADPAELGLVLRAFSLTPNAQAAATLGQWLAHMRRQWRGTAALDALVAALEARRYNLQYIPLADLKQQAVAALGMIKPLRRWW; from the coding sequence ATGGTGAAGCGTTTCGCCTTCTGCCTCGCGCTCGCGTTTGCCGGCCACGCCTGGGCGCTCACCGCCCAGCTCGACCGCAAGGCCCTGGCCCTGGGCGAACCGCTCACCCTGAGCCTCGCCGGCAAGGCTGCCACGCTGGAAGCGATCGACCTGGCGCCGCTCCAGGGTGATTTCGAGGTCTTCGCCCGCACCCTGAGCAAGAGCGCAACACAAGGCATCCTGCAACTCACGCTCTATCCGCTGAAGACCGGTCGGCTCGCCATCCCTGCCCTGGGCAGCGGCCGCGACCGCAGCCGCACCCTGGCGGTGCGGGTCGATGCCGGTTCGGCCGACATACCTGCGGTAAACATCAAGCTCTTTACCGAGCCGGGCCAGCCCTTGGTGCGGCAAGCCACCCGGTTGACCCTGGAACTCTGCGACGACGGCAGCCTGGAATGGAAGCGGCCAAACCTGCCGCTGTCGGGCCGGATGCAGCATCGCACCCTGGGCGAGGAACAAATCGAGATCGAGCAGGGCGGCGTGCGCTGCACCGCCCATCGCTATCACTGGGCCGTGCTGCCCACCCAGGCCGGCGAGATCCGCTTCGAGCTGCCCATGCTGGAGGCGATCAAGTTCGGCCAGCGCCTGCGCCTGCCGCCGCCGGTTGCGAGCTTCGCTGCGGCGCCGGTGCCGGCCTGGCTGCCGCTCAACGTGCCGGTGGGCAAACCAAGCCTGAGCGCGGAGGCCTTGCCGGCCGAGTCGCCGCTGGAACGGCCGCTGGCCTGGCGCTTCACGGTCGAGGGCGGCTACAGCATCGATGGCCTGAAGGCCCTGCTCGCGCTGCAATTGCAGCCCCATGCCACATGGCGCGCCTACCCGCCGACGGTGGAGCCGCTGGCGCCGGAGGAGCGCAACTCGCCGCTCACGCGCCTTGCCGTCACCCTCTATGCCCTGCCGGAAACGACCGGGCCACTGGCCCTGCCCAGCTTCGCCCTGCCCTACTACGATCCGGGCAGCGGACGACTGGAACAGCTTGCGCTGGCCAGGCAGACCCTGCGGATCTACGACCCGTTCTGGCGCAAGCTCGGCCTGGCCGCCATCCTGCTGGCCGGCTCGGCCGTCTTGCTCGTGCTGTTGCAGTGGCTGTATCGGGAATGGCAATGGCGCCGGCGCAGAGACGACACCCTGCTCGCCATCGGGAACGCCGCCGATCCGGCCGAACTCGGCCTGGTGTTGCGCGCCTTCTCCCTCACGCCGAACGCGCAAGCGGCGGCGACCCTAGGCCAATGGCTCGCCCATATGCGTCGGCAGTGGCGAGGCACGGCGGCACTGGATGCCCTGGTCGCCGCCCTCGAGGCCCGCCGCTACAACTTGCAGTACATCCCCCTGGCGGACCTGAAGCAGCAGGCGGTGGCAGCGCTCGGCATGATCAAGCCCCTGCGTCGGTGGTGGTAA
- the soxA gene encoding sulfur oxidation c-type cytochrome SoxA has protein sequence MKKLLLTLVGAGVLLGAVSASAGPEEDRKAMVNYFKQKFPDVKFENYIHGALALDADSKAQYDSIMEFPPYEGVVEQGKKMWETPFKNGKKYADCFPNGGKNAAAMYPMFDDKKGEVVIFDEALNNCRVANGEEPYKLDDVKTMGTLLSYARTLSDGAKVNVKVNGPAALAAYEDGKHTFYSRAGQLNLACANCHVQNAGVRLRSELLSPALGHTTHWPVFRGGDNLVTLQMRYKGCHNSVRHVPDNVGSKRYKNLEFFESYMSNGLEMKASVFRK, from the coding sequence ATGAAGAAATTGCTATTGACGCTGGTGGGGGCCGGTGTCTTGTTGGGTGCGGTATCGGCATCCGCAGGGCCGGAAGAAGACCGCAAGGCGATGGTCAACTATTTCAAGCAGAAGTTCCCGGACGTCAAGTTCGAGAACTACATCCACGGTGCGCTGGCCCTGGATGCCGATTCCAAGGCCCAGTACGACAGCATCATGGAGTTCCCGCCTTACGAGGGCGTGGTCGAGCAGGGCAAGAAGATGTGGGAAACCCCGTTCAAGAACGGCAAGAAATACGCCGACTGCTTCCCCAACGGCGGCAAGAACGCCGCGGCCATGTACCCGATGTTCGACGACAAGAAGGGTGAGGTCGTGATCTTCGACGAGGCCCTGAACAACTGCCGCGTCGCCAACGGCGAAGAGCCCTACAAGCTGGACGACGTCAAAACCATGGGCACGCTGCTGTCTTATGCCCGCACCCTGTCGGATGGCGCCAAGGTCAACGTCAAGGTCAACGGCCCGGCTGCCCTGGCCGCCTATGAAGACGGCAAGCACACCTTTTATTCCCGTGCCGGTCAGCTCAACCTCGCCTGCGCCAACTGTCACGTGCAGAATGCCGGCGTCCGCCTGCGCTCCGAGCTGCTCTCGCCCGCCCTGGGCCACACCACCCACTGGCCGGTGTTCCGCGGCGGTGACAACCTGGTCACCCTGCAGATGCGCTACAAGGGTTGCCACAACTCCGTGCGCCACGTGCCGGACAACGTGGGCAGCAAGCGCTACAAGAACCTGGAGTTCTTCGAGTCCTACATGAGCAACGGGCTCGAGATGAAGGCCTCCGTGTTCCGCAAGTAA
- the soxY gene encoding thiosulfate oxidation carrier protein SoxY, giving the protein MNHQRRTVLKGVGSAAAVGVAVAAGLLKPTAAFASDRAAFDAKGVDAVMKAIKATGAADSKDIVVKAPDIAENGAVVPVEVTSNIAGTNSIAIIAEKNATPMVGEFELSNGATGYISTRIKLANTSNVRAVVKAGGKVFTAAKEVKVTIGGCGG; this is encoded by the coding sequence ATGAATCACCAGCGTAGGACTGTTCTGAAGGGTGTCGGCTCTGCCGCCGCCGTGGGCGTGGCCGTTGCTGCCGGCCTGCTCAAGCCGACCGCCGCCTTTGCCTCCGACCGCGCCGCTTTCGACGCCAAGGGCGTCGATGCCGTGATGAAGGCGATCAAGGCTACCGGCGCTGCCGACAGCAAGGACATCGTCGTCAAGGCCCCGGACATCGCCGAGAACGGTGCCGTGGTGCCGGTCGAGGTGACCAGCAACATCGCCGGCACCAACAGCATCGCCATCATCGCCGAGAAGAACGCCACTCCCATGGTCGGCGAATTCGAGCTGTCGAACGGCGCCACCGGCTACATCTCGACTCGGATCAAGCTGGCCAACACCTCCAACGTCCGTGCCGTGGTCAAGGCCGGCGGCAAGGTGTTCACCGCTGCCAAGGAAGTGAAAGTCACCATCGGCGGCTGCGGCGGTTGA
- the soxZ gene encoding thiosulfate oxidation carrier complex protein SoxZ, with protein MAEPMKIRATLAGDVADIKVLMNHVMETGTRKDAKTGQLVPAHHINSIVATLGGKTVLQAEIGGAVSKNPFLGFKVKGAKAGDKVTVSWVDNKGDKNSAEATVG; from the coding sequence ATGGCTGAGCCGATGAAGATTCGCGCCACCCTGGCCGGCGATGTCGCCGACATCAAGGTTCTGATGAACCACGTTATGGAAACCGGCACCCGCAAGGATGCCAAGACGGGCCAACTGGTGCCGGCCCATCACATCAACAGCATCGTCGCCACCCTCGGCGGCAAGACCGTGCTCCAGGCCGAGATCGGCGGCGCCGTGTCCAAGAACCCGTTTTTGGGCTTCAAGGTCAAGGGTGCCAAGGCTGGCGACAAGGTCACCGTCAGCTGGGTCGACAACAAAGGTGACAAGAACAGCGCCGAAGCCACGGTTGGCTGA